A genomic segment from Mus caroli unplaced genomic scaffold, CAROLI_EIJ_v1.1 scaffold_11151_1, whole genome shotgun sequence encodes:
- the LOC110288808 gene encoding zinc finger protein OZF-like, whose protein sequence is HTFSVLGFSWEAQNIEEHCQSSRRHRRCERSQSAEKPSEYTQRGKAFALHAHSHAQRHERIHTEKIPYEVIHCIEDFLPYTSLEVHKRTQTGQKLYECKQCGKGFACPSLLKRHERIHTVEKPYKCNQCDKAFSLKYSLQRHIRIHTGEKPFKCNQCEKAFSHHCNLQIHRRTHTREKPFKCNECDKAFSQFGHLQTHRRTHTGEKPFKCNECDKAFSEKGSLQSHIRIHTGENPYKCNQCDKAFSHKQSLLIHIRIHTGEKPYKCNQCDKAFYDKHILKNHIRIHTGEKPYKCNLCDKVFSRHFHLQNHIRTHTGEKPYRCNECDKAFSHHRTLQTHRRTHTGEKPFKCNQCDKAFSHKQSLLVHIRIHTGEKPYKCNQCDKAFSHKHNLQIHIRIHTGEKPYKCNQCDKAFSYKQNLQIHIRIHTGEKPYKCNECDKAFLHQGNLQTHRRTHTRDKPFKCNLCDKVFSRHFHLQNHIRTHTREKPYKCNECDKGFSQHSSLQTHRRTHTGEKPFKCNQCDKAFSCKHHLQTHIRIHTGEKPY, encoded by the exons gcatacattttctgttttaggCTTTAGTTGGGAAGCCCAAAATATTGAAGAACATTGTCAAAGTTCTAGAAGACACAGAAG GTGTGAAAGGAGTCAGAGTGCAGAGAAACCCTCTGAATATACTCAACgtggtaaagcctttgctttacatgctcacagtcatgcCCAAAGGCATGAAAGGATTCATACAGAAAAGATCCCCTATGAAGTTATTCACTGCATCGAAGACTTTTTACCTTACACAAGTCTCgaagtacataaaagaacacaaactGGCCAGAAACTGtatgaatgtaaacaatgtggTAAAGGATTTGCATGTCCCAGTCTTCTTAAAaggcatgaaagaattcatactgtcgagaaaccctacaaatgtaatcagtgtgataaagccttttcccTTAAATATAGTCTCCAAAGACATATAAGgatacatactggagaaaaacccttcaaatgtaatcaatgtgaaaAAGCCTTTTCACATCATTGTAATCTTCAAATTCATAGAAGAACACATACCAGAGAGAAACCcttcaaatgtaatgaatgtgataaagccttttcccaATTTGGTCATCTCCAAACTCATAGAAGAACACATACCGGAGAGAAACCcttcaaatgtaatgaatgtgataaagccttttcagAGAAAGGTAGTCTCCAATCACATATAAGGATACATACTGGAGAAAAcccctacaaatgtaatcaatgtgataaagccttttcccaTAAACAGAGTCTCCTAATACATATAAGgatacatactggagaaaaaccctacaaatgtaatcaatgtgataaagccttttacGATAAACATATTCTCAAAAACCATATAAGgatacatactggagaaaaaccctacaaatgtaatctTTGTGATAAAGTCTTTTCACGACACTTTCACCTCCAAAATCatataagaacacatactggagagaagccttacagatgtaatgaatgtgataaagccttttcacaTCACAGGACTcttcaaactcatagaagaacacatactggagagaaacccttcaaatgtaatcagtgtgataaagccttttcccaTAAACAGAGTCTCCTAGTACATATAAGgatacatactggagaaaaaccctacaaatgtaatcaatgtgataaagccttttcccaTAAACATAATCTCCAAATACATATAAGgatacatactggagaaaaaccctacaaatgtaatcaatgtgataaagccttttcctATAAGCAGAATCTCCAAATACATATAaggatacatactggagagaaaccctacaaatgtaatgaatgtgataaaGCTTTTTTACACCAAGGTAATcttcaaactcatagaagaaCACATACCAGAGACAAACCCTTCAAATGTAATCTTTGTGATAAAGTCTTTTCACGACACTTTCACCTCCAAAATCATATAAGAACACATACTagagagaagccttacaaatgtaatgaatgtgataaaGGCTTTTCACAACACAGTTCTcttcaaactcatagaagaac